A window of the Streptomyces sp. NBC_00250 genome harbors these coding sequences:
- a CDS encoding phosphocholine cytidylyltransferase family protein, protein MIGLVLAAGAGRRLRPYTDTLPKALVPVDGETTILDGTLKNFAEIGLTEVAIVVGYRKEAVYDRKDALEAKYGLKITLVDNDKAEEWNNAYSLWCAREVLKRGVILANGDTVHPVSVEKTLLAARGDGKKIILALDTVKNLADEEMKVITAEGKGVQRITKLMDPATATGEYIGVTLIEAEAAEELADALKATFERDPDLYYEDGYQELVNRGFTVDVEPIGDVKWVEIDNHDDLAKGREIACQY, encoded by the coding sequence ATGATCGGCCTCGTACTCGCAGCCGGTGCCGGACGGCGTCTGCGCCCCTACACCGACACCCTTCCGAAGGCCCTCGTGCCGGTCGACGGCGAGACCACGATTCTCGACGGGACGCTGAAGAACTTCGCCGAGATCGGCCTCACCGAGGTCGCGATCGTCGTCGGCTACCGCAAGGAGGCCGTCTACGACCGCAAGGACGCCCTGGAGGCCAAGTACGGCCTCAAGATCACCCTCGTCGACAACGACAAGGCCGAGGAGTGGAACAACGCCTACTCCCTGTGGTGCGCCCGTGAGGTCCTCAAGCGCGGTGTGATCCTCGCCAACGGCGACACCGTCCACCCGGTCTCCGTCGAGAAGACCCTGCTCGCCGCCCGCGGCGACGGCAAGAAGATCATCCTCGCCCTCGACACGGTGAAGAACCTCGCCGACGAGGAGATGAAGGTCATCACCGCCGAGGGCAAGGGCGTCCAGCGCATCACCAAGCTGATGGACCCGGCCACCGCCACCGGCGAGTACATCGGTGTCACCCTCATCGAGGCCGAGGCCGCCGAGGAGCTCGCCGACGCCCTCAAGGCCACCTTCGAGCGCGACCCCGACCTGTACTACGAGGACGGCTACCAGGAGCTCGTCAACCGCGGCTTCACCGTCGACGTCGAGCCCATCGGTGACGTCAAGTGGGTCGAGATCGACAACCACGACGACCTCGCGAAGGGCCGTGAGATCGCGTGCCAGTACTGA
- a CDS encoding TetR/AcrR family transcriptional regulator, protein MPAISGGKTYHHGDLRNALICAAVDLATEGGPERVVLREAARRVGVSPTAAYRHFDGRGELLRTVRSHAQCVLADAMERAAGREPGADDPALAAERRLAALCRGYVGFAVDQPGLYRAAFCVPRPAEADAPMPGRQAPEPEIRAFTLLREALEALARVGTARPAVRPSAGAAAWSAVHGLSLLLLDGPLRRLPAQRRNAVVETTLAMVVSGTRAL, encoded by the coding sequence ATGCCAGCGATCTCGGGGGGAAAGACCTACCACCACGGCGATCTGCGCAACGCGCTGATCTGTGCCGCCGTCGACCTGGCCACCGAGGGCGGCCCCGAACGGGTCGTCCTGCGCGAGGCGGCCCGCCGGGTCGGCGTCTCGCCCACTGCCGCCTACCGGCACTTCGACGGCCGGGGCGAACTCCTCCGTACCGTCAGGAGCCACGCCCAGTGCGTGCTCGCCGACGCCATGGAGCGGGCCGCGGGCCGCGAGCCCGGCGCCGACGACCCGGCCCTCGCGGCGGAGCGCCGGCTCGCCGCCCTCTGCCGGGGGTACGTCGGCTTCGCCGTCGACCAGCCCGGCCTCTACCGGGCCGCCTTCTGCGTGCCCCGCCCGGCGGAGGCGGACGCGCCGATGCCGGGGCGGCAGGCGCCCGAGCCCGAGATCCGCGCGTTCACCCTGCTCCGGGAAGCCCTTGAGGCCCTCGCCCGCGTCGGCACCGCGCGCCCGGCCGTCCGACCCTCCGCCGGTGCCGCGGCGTGGTCGGCCGTACACGGACTGTCACTCCTGTTGCTCGACGGGCCTCTTCGGCGCCTTCCCGCGCAGCGAAGGAACGCCGTCGTCGAGACCACCCTCGCCATGGTCGTCTCCGGAACGCGTGCTCTCTGA
- a CDS encoding ABC transporter ATP-binding protein encodes MADTNVNTNANTNRSEVPTVICDDVHIVYRVNTGGGGKGSATAALSRIVGRGKAEVNRGVRKVHAVRGVTFTAYRGEAIGLIGSNGSGKSTLLRAVAGLLPTESGKVYTDGQPSLLGVNAALMNDLTGERNVILGGLAMGMSREEVRERYEGIVDFSGINEKGDFISLPMRTYSSGMGARLRFAIAAAKNHDVLLIDEALATGDRKFQIRSEERIRELRKEAGTVFLVSHSNKSIRDTCDRVLWLEKGQLLMDGPTDEVLKAYERETAR; translated from the coding sequence GTGGCTGACACGAACGTGAACACGAACGCGAACACGAACCGGTCCGAGGTTCCCACCGTCATCTGCGACGACGTCCACATCGTCTACCGGGTCAACACCGGTGGCGGCGGCAAGGGCAGCGCCACCGCGGCGCTCAGCCGGATCGTCGGCCGCGGCAAGGCCGAGGTCAACCGGGGCGTCCGCAAGGTCCACGCGGTCCGCGGCGTCACCTTCACCGCCTACCGCGGCGAGGCCATCGGCCTCATCGGCTCCAACGGCTCCGGCAAGTCCACGCTGCTGCGCGCCGTCGCCGGGCTGCTCCCCACCGAGAGCGGCAAGGTCTACACGGACGGCCAGCCCTCGCTCCTGGGCGTCAACGCGGCCCTCATGAACGACCTCACCGGTGAGCGCAACGTGATCCTGGGCGGCCTCGCCATGGGCATGAGCCGCGAGGAGGTCCGCGAGCGCTACGAGGGCATCGTCGACTTCTCCGGGATCAACGAGAAGGGCGACTTCATCAGCCTGCCCATGCGCACGTACTCCTCCGGCATGGGCGCCCGGCTCCGCTTCGCCATCGCGGCCGCCAAGAACCACGACGTCCTCCTCATCGACGAGGCGCTGGCGACCGGTGACCGCAAGTTCCAGATCCGCTCCGAGGAGCGCATCCGCGAGCTCCGCAAGGAGGCCGGCACGGTCTTCCTGGTGAGCCACAGCAACAAGTCCATCCGGGACACCTGCGACCGGGTGCTCTGGCTGGAGAAGGGGCAGCTCCTGATGGACGGCCCCACGGACGAGGTCCTCAAGGCGTACGAGCGGGAGACCGCCCGCTGA
- a CDS encoding ABC transporter permease — protein sequence MSDTQQGGAVATSAPPSVDQGLTPAALAAKYGLSVSGARPGLFEYVRDLWSRRHFIMAFSSAKLTAQYSQAKLGQVWQVATPLLNALVYYLIFGLILGASQGMSKDVYIPFLVTGIFVFTFTQSSVMAGVRAISGNLGLVRALHFPRASLPVSFSLQQLQQLLYSMIVLVAIVVSFGSYPSLRWLLVIPGLFLQFVFNVGLAMIMARMGSKTPDLAQLMPFVMRTWMYASGVMFSLRTMLADKPAWIADILMYNPAAIYMDLIRFALIDGYGSENLPAHVWMTALAWALVFGIGGFVYFWKAEEKYGRG from the coding sequence GTGAGTGACACACAGCAGGGCGGGGCGGTCGCGACGAGCGCGCCCCCGTCCGTCGACCAGGGCCTGACGCCGGCTGCGCTGGCCGCCAAGTACGGCCTCTCGGTCAGCGGCGCCAGGCCCGGACTGTTCGAGTACGTCCGTGACCTGTGGAGCCGGCGCCACTTCATCATGGCCTTCTCCTCGGCGAAGCTGACCGCCCAGTACAGCCAGGCCAAGCTCGGCCAGGTGTGGCAGGTGGCGACCCCGCTGCTGAACGCCCTGGTCTACTACCTGATCTTCGGGCTCATCCTGGGCGCGAGTCAGGGAATGAGCAAGGACGTCTACATCCCGTTCCTTGTCACCGGCATCTTCGTGTTCACCTTCACCCAGAGCTCGGTCATGGCCGGCGTCCGGGCGATCTCCGGGAACCTGGGCCTGGTCCGGGCCCTGCACTTCCCCCGGGCCTCGCTGCCGGTCTCCTTCTCGCTCCAGCAGCTCCAGCAGTTGCTGTACTCGATGATCGTGCTCGTGGCGATCGTGGTCTCGTTCGGCAGCTACCCCTCCCTCCGGTGGCTGCTGGTGATCCCGGGACTGTTCCTCCAGTTCGTGTTCAACGTCGGACTGGCCATGATCATGGCCAGGATGGGCTCCAAGACCCCCGACCTGGCCCAGCTGATGCCGTTCGTGATGCGCACCTGGATGTACGCGTCCGGCGTGATGTTCTCGCTCCGCACGATGCTGGCCGACAAGCCCGCGTGGATCGCCGACATCCTCATGTACAACCCGGCGGCCATCTACATGGACCTCATCCGCTTCGCCCTCATCGACGGCTACGGCTCCGAGAACCTGCCCGCGCACGTCTGGATGACCGCGCTCGCCTGGGCCCTGGTCTTCGGCATCGGCGGCTTCGTCTACTTCTGGAAGGCCGAGGAGAAGTACGGCCGTGGCTGA
- the hpnD gene encoding presqualene diphosphate synthase HpnD: MSATVEAQPQPSAPVQAAYSYCEAVTGQQARNFAYGIRLLPTEKRQAMSALYAFSRRVDDIGDGTLAPEAKRERLEATRALLDRIRSGGIDEDDTDPVAVALADSARRFPIPLDGLDELIDGVLMDVHGATYETWDDLKVYCRCVAGAIGRLSLGVFGTQPGAPGADRAPEYADTLGLALQLTNILRDVREDAANGRTYLPADDLAKFGCGEGFGSETPPAGADFAGLVHFEVRRARALFAEGYRLLPMLDRRSGACVAAMAGIYRRLLDRIERDPEAVLRGRVSLPGREKAYVAVRGLSGLDTRHIARRAVRGRA, from the coding sequence GTGAGCGCGACCGTGGAGGCACAGCCCCAGCCGTCCGCACCGGTCCAGGCCGCCTACAGCTACTGCGAGGCGGTCACCGGACAGCAGGCACGGAACTTCGCCTACGGAATCCGACTGCTGCCGACCGAGAAGCGCCAGGCGATGTCCGCGCTGTACGCGTTCTCCCGGCGCGTCGACGACATCGGCGACGGCACCCTCGCGCCCGAGGCCAAGCGGGAGCGCCTGGAGGCCACCCGCGCCCTGCTCGACCGGATCCGCTCCGGCGGGATCGACGAGGACGACACGGACCCGGTCGCCGTCGCCCTCGCCGACTCGGCCCGCCGCTTCCCGATCCCGCTCGACGGCCTCGACGAACTCATCGACGGCGTCCTCATGGACGTCCACGGCGCGACCTACGAGACCTGGGACGACCTCAAGGTCTACTGCCGCTGCGTCGCCGGCGCGATCGGCCGGCTCTCCCTGGGCGTCTTCGGCACCCAGCCCGGCGCCCCGGGCGCCGACCGCGCCCCCGAGTACGCCGACACCCTGGGCCTCGCGCTCCAACTCACCAACATCCTCAGGGACGTACGCGAGGACGCCGCGAACGGGCGGACCTATCTGCCCGCCGACGACCTCGCGAAGTTCGGCTGCGGCGAGGGCTTCGGCAGCGAGACCCCGCCCGCCGGTGCCGACTTCGCCGGGCTCGTCCACTTCGAAGTGCGGCGCGCCCGCGCCCTGTTCGCCGAGGGCTACCGGCTGCTGCCCATGCTCGACCGGCGCAGCGGCGCCTGCGTCGCCGCCATGGCGGGCATCTACCGCCGCCTCCTCGACCGGATCGAACGCGACCCCGAGGCCGTGCTGCGCGGCCGCGTCTCGCTGCCGGGCCGGGAGAAGGCGTACGTCGCGGTGCGCGGCCTCTCCGGCCTCGACACCCGCCACATCGCCCGGCGCGCCGTCAGGGGGCGTGCCTGA
- a CDS encoding CDP-alcohol phosphatidyltransferase family protein, with translation MPKPSVAELRPVVHPPGVKDRRSGEHWGGRLYMREISLRITRQLVGTKITPNQLTYVMTLAGVLAAPALLVPGIPGALLGALMVQLYLLLDCVDGEVARWKKQFSLAGVYLDRVGAYLCDAAVLVGFGLRAADLWGSGRIDWLWAFLGTLAALGAILIKAETDLVGVARHQGGLPPVKESASEPRSSGMALARRAAGALKFHRLVLGIEASLLIVVLAIADQIRGDLFFTRLGVAVLAGIALLQTVLHLVSIMVSSRLK, from the coding sequence ATGCCAAAGCCATCGGTAGCTGAGCTCCGCCCGGTCGTTCACCCCCCGGGTGTGAAGGACCGGCGCAGCGGGGAGCACTGGGGCGGCCGCCTGTACATGCGGGAGATCTCGCTCAGGATCACCCGGCAGCTCGTCGGCACGAAGATCACGCCGAACCAGCTCACGTACGTCATGACGCTCGCGGGCGTCCTCGCGGCACCGGCCCTGCTGGTGCCCGGGATCCCCGGGGCGCTGCTCGGCGCGCTCATGGTCCAGCTCTACCTGCTGCTCGACTGCGTCGACGGCGAGGTGGCCCGCTGGAAGAAGCAGTTCTCCCTGGCCGGTGTGTATCTCGACCGGGTCGGCGCCTACCTGTGCGACGCGGCCGTGCTCGTCGGCTTCGGCCTGCGCGCGGCCGACCTGTGGGGCTCCGGCCGGATCGACTGGCTGTGGGCCTTCCTCGGCACGCTCGCCGCACTCGGCGCCATCCTGATCAAGGCCGAGACCGACCTCGTCGGTGTCGCCCGGCACCAGGGCGGTCTGCCGCCGGTCAAGGAGTCGGCCTCCGAGCCGCGCTCCTCGGGCATGGCGCTGGCCCGCAGGGCGGCCGGGGCGCTGAAGTTCCACCGGCTCGTCCTCGGCATCGAGGCCTCGCTGCTGATCGTCGTCCTGGCGATCGCGGACCAGATCAGGGGCGATCTCTTCTTCACCCGTCTCGGTGTCGCGGTCCTCGCCGGCATCGCGCTGCTCCAGACCGTGCTGCACCTGGTGTCGATCATGGTCTCCAGCAGGCTGAAGTGA
- a CDS encoding cation diffusion facilitator family transporter, whose amino-acid sequence MGAGHDHGHSHGGPAPTGTAGAAYKNRLRIALGITLSVMVIEIIGGVLSDSLALIADAAHMATDAVGLAMALLAIHFANRPPSGNRTFGFARAEILAALANCLLLLVVGGYVLYEAIQRFFEPAETKGGLTIAVAAIGLVANVISLSLLMRGQKDSLNVRGAYLEVLADALGSVTVIVAAGIILVTGWQYADPIASILIGLMIVPRTVKLLRETLDVLLEAAPKGVDMMEVRAHILALPGVEDVHDLHAWTITSGMPVLSAHVVVDQGALDSVGHEKMLHSLQGCLGSHFDVEHCTFQLEPVGHAEHEAKLCL is encoded by the coding sequence ATGGGGGCTGGACACGACCACGGGCACAGTCACGGCGGACCGGCGCCGACGGGGACGGCCGGGGCCGCGTACAAGAACCGGTTGCGCATCGCGCTCGGCATCACGCTCTCCGTGATGGTGATCGAAATCATCGGCGGCGTGCTCTCCGACTCGCTCGCGCTGATCGCCGACGCGGCGCACATGGCGACCGACGCGGTGGGCCTCGCGATGGCGCTGCTCGCGATCCACTTCGCCAACCGGCCCCCCTCGGGGAACCGCACCTTCGGGTTCGCCCGGGCCGAGATCCTGGCGGCGCTCGCCAACTGTCTGCTGCTCCTCGTCGTCGGCGGCTACGTGCTGTACGAGGCGATCCAGCGGTTCTTCGAGCCGGCCGAGACCAAGGGCGGTCTGACGATCGCGGTCGCGGCGATCGGCCTGGTCGCCAACGTGATCTCGCTGTCGCTGCTCATGCGGGGCCAGAAGGACAGCCTCAACGTGCGCGGCGCGTACCTGGAGGTGCTCGCGGACGCCCTGGGCTCGGTCACCGTGATCGTCGCGGCCGGCATCATCCTGGTGACGGGCTGGCAGTACGCGGACCCGATCGCCTCCATCCTGATCGGCCTGATGATCGTCCCCCGTACGGTCAAGCTGCTGCGCGAGACGCTGGACGTCCTTCTGGAGGCGGCCCCCAAGGGCGTCGACATGATGGAGGTACGGGCCCACATCCTGGCCCTGCCGGGCGTCGAGGACGTCCACGACCTGCACGCCTGGACGATCACCTCGGGGATGCCGGTGCTCTCGGCGCACGTGGTCGTGGACCAGGGGGCGCTGGACTCGGTCGGGCACGAGAAGATGCTCCACTCCCTCCAGGGATGCCTGGGCTCGCACTTCGACGTGGAGCACTGCACCTTCCAGCTGGAGCCGGTCGGGCACGCGGAGCACGAGGCGAAGCTCTGCCTGTGA
- the hpnC gene encoding squalene synthase HpnC, whose translation MTETRQARTDASSRATLGKAADENFPVAPFFLPRAWRDDLMAVYGFARLVDDIGDGDLAPGGADARHLGLDPETARDRLAFLDAFEADLRRVFDGTPRHPLLQALRPTVLRCGLTPEPFLGLIAANRQDQQVSRYETYDDLLAYCELSANPVGRLVLGITGTDTPERIRRSDEICTALQIVEHLQDVAEDLGNDRIYLPAEDLKRFHVTESDLARPTAGASVRALIAFEAERARDLLHAGAPLVGSVHGRLRLLLAGFTGGGHAALDAITDAGYDVLTGPPKSTKPSLMRQAGAVLLRARREG comes from the coding sequence GTGACGGAAACCCGGCAGGCGCGCACCGACGCCTCCTCGCGCGCCACCCTCGGCAAGGCCGCGGACGAGAACTTCCCCGTGGCCCCCTTCTTCCTGCCCCGGGCCTGGCGCGACGACCTGATGGCCGTCTACGGCTTCGCCCGCCTCGTCGACGACATCGGAGACGGCGACCTCGCCCCCGGCGGCGCCGACGCCCGCCACCTCGGGCTCGACCCCGAGACGGCGCGGGACCGGCTCGCCTTCCTCGACGCCTTCGAGGCTGACCTCCGCCGCGTCTTCGACGGGACCCCCCGCCACCCGCTCCTCCAGGCCCTCCGGCCGACCGTGCTGCGGTGCGGGCTCACCCCCGAGCCCTTCCTGGGCCTGATCGCCGCCAACCGCCAGGACCAGCAGGTCAGCCGCTACGAGACGTACGACGACCTCCTCGCGTACTGCGAGCTCTCCGCCAACCCCGTCGGCCGGCTCGTCCTCGGGATCACCGGCACCGACACCCCCGAGCGGATCCGGCGCTCCGACGAGATCTGCACCGCCCTCCAGATCGTCGAGCACCTCCAGGACGTCGCCGAGGACCTCGGCAACGACCGGATCTACCTTCCCGCCGAGGACCTCAAGCGGTTCCACGTCACCGAGAGCGACCTCGCCCGGCCCACCGCCGGCGCCTCCGTCCGCGCCCTGATCGCCTTCGAGGCCGAGCGGGCCCGCGACCTGCTCCACGCGGGCGCCCCGCTCGTCGGCAGCGTCCACGGCCGGCTCCGGCTGCTCCTGGCGGGCTTCACCGGTGGCGGACACGCGGCACTCGACGCGATCACCGACGCCGGATACGACGTACTGACCGGACCACCGAAGTCCACCAAGCCGAGCCTGATGCGCCAAGCGGGAGCGGTTCTGCTCCGGGCGCGGAGAGAGGGGTGA
- a CDS encoding DUF5941 domain-containing protein, with protein MSTAILTGPPAPGSSLDGDLRSLGFDVKAASGADETGVLLAAVPAGERVALVDPRFVGHVHALRLALTDPRFPAAAAPGALTVQNGARPALARALTGADPSGTDDLTGTLADALDADGVAVHRPQLGTLVATVPTDAEARHEARAAVDAVDDEAVRLRSAVKAHDGFFTTFFISPYSRYIARWCARRGLTPNQVTTASLLTALIAAGCAATGERGGYIAAGVLLLVSFVLDCTDGQLARYALKYSTMGAWLDATFDRAKEYAFYAGLALGAARNGDDVWALALGAMILMTCRHVVDFSFNEANHDATANTSPTAALSDRLDSLGWTVWARRMIILPIGERWAMIAVLTAVTNPRIVFWALIIGCAFGACYTTAGRVLRSLTRKAKRTDRAAQALADLADSGPLAGIAGRILGRTGILMLPPLVLAVIATGALLAAVLGRPFGSQQTIVAAALYVVFSGAAVARPLKGPLDWLLPPLFRAAEYTTVLVLAARSDSPQALPAAFGLVAAVAYHHYDTVYRIRGGTGAPPAWLVRVTGGHEGRTLLVTVLAALLADRGDDFTLALTALAVAVALVVLVESVRFWVSSGAPAVHDEGETA; from the coding sequence CTGTCGACCGCCATCCTCACCGGCCCGCCGGCACCCGGATCCTCGCTCGACGGAGATCTGCGGTCGCTCGGCTTCGACGTCAAGGCAGCCTCCGGCGCCGATGAGACGGGCGTCCTGCTGGCCGCCGTCCCGGCGGGCGAGCGCGTCGCACTCGTCGACCCCCGGTTCGTCGGCCATGTGCACGCCCTGCGCCTCGCCCTCACCGACCCCCGGTTCCCCGCGGCCGCCGCACCCGGCGCGCTCACCGTGCAGAACGGGGCCCGCCCCGCGCTCGCCCGCGCCCTGACCGGCGCCGACCCCTCCGGCACCGACGACCTCACCGGCACGCTCGCCGACGCCCTCGACGCCGACGGCGTCGCCGTGCACCGGCCCCAGCTCGGCACGCTCGTCGCCACCGTGCCCACCGACGCCGAGGCCCGCCACGAGGCCCGCGCCGCCGTGGACGCCGTCGACGACGAGGCCGTACGCCTCCGCTCCGCCGTGAAGGCCCACGACGGCTTCTTCACCACCTTCTTCATCAGCCCGTACTCGCGCTACATCGCCCGCTGGTGCGCGCGCCGCGGCCTGACCCCCAACCAGGTCACCACCGCCTCGCTGCTCACCGCGCTGATCGCGGCCGGCTGCGCGGCGACCGGCGAGCGCGGCGGTTACATCGCCGCCGGCGTCCTGCTCCTGGTCTCCTTCGTCCTCGACTGCACCGACGGGCAGCTCGCCCGGTACGCGCTGAAGTACTCGACGATGGGCGCCTGGCTCGACGCCACCTTCGACCGCGCGAAGGAGTACGCCTTCTACGCGGGCCTCGCCCTCGGCGCGGCCCGCAACGGCGACGACGTCTGGGCGCTCGCCCTCGGCGCGATGATCCTCATGACCTGCCGGCACGTCGTGGACTTCTCGTTCAACGAGGCCAACCACGACGCCACGGCCAACACCAGCCCCACCGCGGCCCTCTCCGACCGGCTCGACAGCCTCGGCTGGACCGTCTGGGCCCGCCGCATGATCATCCTGCCGATCGGCGAGCGCTGGGCGATGATCGCCGTGCTCACCGCCGTCACCAACCCCCGGATCGTCTTCTGGGCGCTGATCATCGGCTGCGCCTTCGGCGCCTGCTACACCACGGCCGGGCGCGTCCTGCGCTCCCTGACCCGCAAGGCGAAGCGCACCGACCGGGCCGCGCAGGCCCTGGCGGACCTCGCGGACTCCGGCCCGCTCGCCGGGATCGCGGGCCGGATCCTCGGCCGCACCGGAATCCTCATGCTTCCCCCGCTGGTCCTCGCGGTGATCGCCACGGGCGCGCTGCTCGCGGCGGTCCTCGGCCGCCCCTTCGGGTCCCAGCAGACGATCGTCGCGGCCGCCCTCTACGTGGTGTTCTCCGGCGCGGCCGTCGCCCGCCCCCTCAAGGGCCCCCTCGACTGGCTGCTGCCGCCGCTCTTCCGCGCCGCCGAGTACACCACCGTCCTCGTGCTGGCCGCCCGCTCCGACTCCCCGCAGGCCCTCCCGGCGGCGTTCGGGCTGGTCGCGGCCGTCGCCTACCATCACTACGACACGGTGTACCGCATTCGCGGAGGCACCGGCGCGCCGCCGGCCTGGCTGGTGCGCGTCACCGGCGGACACGAGGGGCGCACGCTCCTGGTGACCGTCCTCGCCGCCCTGCTGGCGGACCGCGGCGACGACTTCACCCTGGCCCTGACCGCTCTCGCGGTGGCCGTCGCACTCGTGGTGCTCGTGGAGTCCGTTCGCTTCTGGGTCTCCTCCGGAGCACCCGCAGTTCACGACGAAGGAGAAACAGCATGA
- a CDS encoding glycosyltransferase family 2 protein, translated as MGNRPDDLLALIDSVAKQEGDRIEVVVVGQGTPVTGVPDWVRTVDLPENVGIPAGRNVGIEAFGPGGTDVDVLLFLDDDGLLAHTDTAELVRQAFTADPRLGIITFRIADPETGITQRRHVPRLRASDPMRSSRVTTFLGGANAVRTKVFAEVGDLPGEFFYAHEETDLAWRALDADWMIDYRSDMVLLHPTTAPSRHASYHFNVARNRVWLARRNLPAPLVPVYLGVWLLLTLARRPSLSALKAWFGGFREGWKTPCGPRRPMRWRTVWRLTRLGRPPVV; from the coding sequence ATGGGCAACCGCCCCGACGACCTGCTCGCGCTCATCGACTCGGTCGCCAAGCAGGAGGGCGACCGGATCGAGGTCGTCGTCGTCGGACAGGGCACCCCGGTCACCGGGGTGCCCGACTGGGTGCGGACCGTCGATCTGCCGGAGAACGTCGGCATCCCCGCCGGCCGGAACGTCGGCATCGAGGCCTTCGGCCCCGGCGGCACCGACGTCGACGTCCTGCTCTTCCTCGACGACGACGGGCTGCTCGCCCACACGGACACCGCCGAACTGGTCCGGCAGGCCTTCACGGCCGACCCGCGGCTCGGCATCATCACCTTCCGGATCGCCGATCCGGAGACTGGGATCACCCAGCGTCGGCACGTCCCGAGGCTCCGCGCCTCCGACCCGATGCGCTCCTCCCGGGTGACGACCTTCCTCGGCGGCGCCAACGCCGTCCGCACCAAGGTCTTCGCCGAAGTGGGCGATCTGCCGGGCGAGTTCTTCTACGCGCACGAGGAGACCGACCTCGCCTGGCGCGCGCTCGACGCCGACTGGATGATCGACTACCGTTCGGACATGGTGCTGTTGCACCCCACCACAGCGCCCTCCCGGCACGCCTCGTACCACTTCAACGTGGCCCGCAACCGAGTCTGGCTGGCACGCCGCAATCTGCCCGCGCCCCTGGTGCCGGTGTATCTCGGCGTCTGGCTCCTGCTCACCCTGGCCCGTCGGCCCTCGCTCTCCGCCCTGAAGGCATGGTTCGGCGGATTCCGCGAAGGCTGGAAGACCCCCTGCGGACCGCGCCGCCCCATGAGGTGGCGTACGGTGTGGCGGCTGACCCGGCTGGGTCGCCCCCCGGTCGTCTGA
- a CDS encoding iron-containing alcohol dehydrogenase family protein, which yields MPVLTRLIPSPVVVDIRRGALDDLSALLADQRISSNGKIAVAISSGSGLKLRDHFAPELPGADWYPVSGGTIDEAVKLADAMRGKRYDAVVALGGGKIIDVTKYAAARVGLPLVAIATNLSHDGICSPISTLDNDNGRGSYGVPTPIALVIDLDVIRDAPVRFVRSGIGDAISNLSAIADWELSHQVTGEPVDGLAAAMARSAGEAVLRHPGGVGDDDFLVTLSEGLVMSGIAMSISGDSRPSSGACHEISHAFDLLFPTRAASHGEQCGLGAAFAMHLRGAHDGSGQMVETLRRHGLPVTPEEMGFSVDEFVQAVSFAPQTRPGRFTILEHLDLSDDQIRDAYADYAKAIGS from the coding sequence GTGCCAGTACTGACCCGACTGATCCCCTCACCGGTCGTCGTCGACATCCGCAGGGGAGCGCTGGACGACCTGTCCGCGCTCCTCGCGGACCAGCGGATCTCCAGCAACGGCAAGATCGCCGTCGCGATCAGCAGCGGCTCGGGCCTGAAGCTGCGTGACCACTTCGCGCCCGAGCTGCCCGGCGCCGACTGGTACCCGGTCTCCGGCGGCACCATCGACGAGGCCGTGAAGCTCGCCGACGCCATGCGCGGCAAGCGGTACGACGCCGTGGTCGCCCTCGGCGGCGGCAAGATCATCGACGTGACGAAGTACGCGGCGGCCCGGGTCGGGCTGCCGCTGGTGGCCATCGCCACCAATCTCTCGCACGACGGGATCTGCTCCCCGATCTCGACCCTGGACAACGACAACGGCCGGGGTTCGTACGGTGTGCCCACCCCGATCGCGCTGGTCATCGACCTGGACGTGATCAGGGACGCGCCGGTCCGCTTCGTGCGGTCCGGCATCGGCGACGCGATCTCCAACCTCTCCGCCATCGCCGACTGGGAGCTCTCCCACCAGGTGACCGGCGAGCCCGTCGACGGTCTCGCGGCCGCCATGGCCCGCAGCGCCGGAGAGGCCGTGCTCCGCCACCCCGGCGGCGTCGGCGACGACGACTTCCTCGTCACCCTCTCCGAGGGCCTGGTGATGTCCGGCATCGCGATGTCGATCAGCGGGGACAGCCGCCCCTCCTCGGGCGCCTGCCACGAGATCAGCCACGCCTTCGACCTGCTCTTCCCGACCCGCGCCGCCAGCCACGGCGAGCAGTGCGGTCTCGGAGCGGCCTTCGCCATGCATCTGCGCGGCGCCCACGACGGGTCGGGCCAGATGGTCGAGACGCTCCGCCGGCACGGACTTCCCGTCACGCCGGAGGAGATGGGCTTCAGCGTGGACGAGTTCGTCCAGGCGGTGTCCTTCGCCCCGCAGACCCGGCCGGGCCGCTTCACCATCCTCGAACACCTCGACCTGTCCGACGACCAGATCAGGGACGCGTACGCCGACTATGCCAAAGCCATCGGTAGCTGA